One segment of Proteus appendicitidis DNA contains the following:
- the ahpF gene encoding alkyl hydroperoxide reductase subunit F, with protein sequence MLDNNLKAQLKAYLERLTQPVELVATLDDSKHSADIQALLKEIEPLSDKVTYREDNNANVRKPSFLITNPGKETGVRFAGSPLGHEFTSLVLALLQTGGHPSKEAQELLEQIRQLDGEFHFETYYSLSCHNCPDVVQALNLMAILNPKITHTAIDGGMFQNEIQERNIMGVPAVFLNGNEFGQGRMTLAEIVNKVDSNAEKRTAELLNQKDAFDVLIVGSGPAGASAAVYSARKGLNTGLIGERFGGQVLDTVDIENYISVPKTEGAKLAGALKAHVDDYQVDVIDSQTVSRLIPGASEGELHQIETASGAILKTRSLIIATGARWRNMNVPGENEYRTRGVTYCPHCDGPLFKGKRVAVIGGGNSGVEAAIDLAGLVEHVTVLEFAPEMRADAVLQKKLRSLSNVEVILNAQTTEVYGDGTKLTGLKYKDRTNDSMHDIALAGIFVQIGLLPNTQWLEGTVERNKMGEIVVDARGETNIKGVFAAGDCTTVPYKQIIIAAGEGAKASLSAFDYLIRTTAK encoded by the coding sequence ATGTTAGATAATAATTTAAAAGCTCAATTGAAAGCTTATTTAGAACGATTAACCCAGCCAGTTGAGTTAGTAGCAACATTAGACGACAGTAAACATTCTGCTGATATCCAAGCGCTATTAAAAGAAATCGAACCATTATCCGATAAAGTCACTTATCGTGAAGATAATAACGCGAATGTACGTAAACCATCTTTTCTTATTACCAACCCAGGGAAAGAAACAGGTGTTCGTTTTGCTGGTTCGCCATTAGGTCATGAATTTACTTCATTAGTTTTAGCATTATTACAAACTGGTGGACACCCATCAAAAGAAGCACAAGAATTACTTGAACAAATTCGTCAGTTAGACGGTGAGTTTCATTTCGAAACCTATTATTCGCTCTCTTGTCATAACTGCCCTGATGTTGTTCAGGCATTAAACTTAATGGCGATTTTAAATCCGAAGATCACACATACTGCGATTGACGGAGGCATGTTCCAAAATGAAATTCAGGAACGTAATATCATGGGCGTTCCTGCTGTATTCTTAAATGGTAACGAGTTTGGCCAGGGTCGTATGACCTTAGCTGAAATTGTTAACAAAGTAGACAGCAATGCAGAAAAACGTACTGCAGAATTATTAAACCAAAAAGATGCATTTGATGTATTAATTGTGGGAAGTGGTCCTGCGGGTGCATCAGCGGCGGTTTATTCTGCTCGTAAAGGTTTAAATACAGGTCTTATCGGTGAACGTTTTGGTGGCCAAGTTCTTGATACTGTTGATATTGAAAACTACATCTCAGTACCAAAAACCGAAGGTGCAAAACTTGCTGGTGCGTTAAAAGCTCACGTTGATGATTATCAAGTGGATGTGATTGATAGCCAAACGGTTAGTCGCTTAATTCCGGGAGCATCAGAAGGGGAGTTACATCAAATTGAAACAGCATCAGGCGCAATTTTAAAAACTCGTAGCTTAATTATTGCAACAGGCGCTCGCTGGAGAAATATGAATGTTCCTGGCGAAAATGAATACCGTACTCGTGGTGTCACTTATTGTCCACACTGTGATGGTCCACTATTTAAAGGCAAAAGAGTTGCTGTTATTGGTGGTGGTAACTCAGGTGTTGAAGCTGCAATTGACTTAGCTGGTTTAGTTGAACATGTAACAGTGTTAGAATTTGCTCCAGAGATGAGAGCAGATGCGGTATTACAGAAAAAATTACGTAGCTTAAGCAATGTAGAAGTTATCTTAAATGCACAAACCACAGAAGTATATGGCGATGGCACTAAGTTAACCGGTCTAAAATATAAAGATCGTACTAATGATTCTATGCATGATATTGCATTAGCTGGTATTTTCGTTCAAATCGGTTTATTACCTAATACACAGTGGTTAGAAGGTACTGTTGAGCGTAATAAAATGGGTGAAATTGTTGTTGATGCCCGTGGCGAAACTAATATCAAAGGTGTGTTTGCAGCCGGTGACTGTACAACAGTACCTTATAAGCAAATCATTATTGCTGCTGGCGAAGGTGCAAAAGCCTCACTTAGCGCTTTCGATTACTTGATTCGCACGACTGCAAAATAA
- the ahpC gene encoding alkyl hydroperoxide reductase subunit C: protein MSLINTPIKPFKNMAFKDGQFVEVTEKDVEGKWSVFFFYPADFTFVCPTELGDLADHYAEFQKMGVEIYSVSTDTHFTHKAWHSSSETIGKIKYGMIGDPTGALTRNFENMRENEGLADRGTFVVDPQGIIQAIEITAEGIGRDASDLLRKIKAAQYVASHPGEVCPAKWKEGDATLAPSLDLVGKI, encoded by the coding sequence ATGTCTTTAATTAATACCCCAATCAAACCATTCAAAAACATGGCATTTAAAGACGGTCAATTCGTAGAAGTGACTGAAAAGGACGTCGAAGGCAAATGGAGCGTTTTCTTCTTTTACCCTGCAGACTTCACTTTTGTGTGCCCAACTGAATTAGGTGACTTAGCTGATCATTATGCTGAGTTCCAAAAAATGGGCGTAGAAATTTACTCAGTTTCTACTGACACACATTTTACCCATAAAGCATGGCATAGCAGCTCAGAAACTATCGGTAAAATCAAATATGGTATGATTGGCGATCCAACTGGCGCATTAACTCGTAACTTCGAAAATATGCGTGAGAACGAAGGTCTTGCAGACCGTGGTACTTTCGTTGTTGACCCACAAGGTATCATCCAAGCAATTGAAATCACAGCTGAAGGCATTGGCCGTGATGCATCAGACCTGCTACGTAAAATTAAAGCAGCTCAGTATGTAGCTAGCCACCCAGGCGAAGTTTGCCCTGCAAAATGGAAAGAAGGTGATGCAACTTTAGCTCCATCACTGGATTTAGTTGGCAAAATCTAA
- a CDS encoding ATP-grasp domain-containing protein, with translation MQIIYPDDYSKTGKPDEAFEQEYHCAQMLNIHCLLLSSEDMALGKYKFSHPFKSDSPVIWRGWMLNKDEYQQLYDAVNTYGGQMLETPEDYIQNHHIAGWYEKCKEFTPKTVITTMDTDFESLTNQLQWPAYFVKDYVKSLTTTRGSIAKNADEIKEILKLIAQYRGNIEGGVSLRYVEEFINESERRYFVLNKKIFSADDEVPEFVKKVAQHINTPFYSIDVVKNAVGELRLVEIGDGQVSDIKEWSAEKLVKAFSLSGI, from the coding sequence ATGCAAATAATTTACCCTGATGACTATTCAAAAACAGGAAAACCCGATGAGGCTTTTGAACAAGAATATCATTGCGCCCAAATGCTAAATATTCATTGTTTGTTACTCTCATCAGAAGATATGGCATTAGGTAAATATAAGTTTTCACACCCTTTTAAATCAGACTCTCCCGTTATTTGGCGTGGGTGGATGCTAAATAAAGACGAATATCAACAACTATACGATGCTGTTAATACTTATGGTGGTCAAATGCTCGAAACGCCTGAAGATTATATCCAAAACCACCATATAGCGGGTTGGTATGAAAAATGTAAAGAGTTCACACCCAAAACAGTTATCACAACCATGGATACTGACTTTGAAAGCTTAACTAACCAACTTCAATGGCCAGCTTACTTTGTAAAAGACTATGTAAAATCTTTAACCACCACAAGAGGTTCCATCGCTAAAAATGCAGATGAAATTAAAGAAATACTAAAACTTATTGCGCAGTATAGAGGGAACATTGAAGGTGGTGTAAGTCTTCGCTATGTTGAGGAATTTATTAATGAGAGTGAACGTAGATATTTTGTTTTAAATAAGAAAATATTCTCTGCGGATGATGAAGTTCCTGAGTTTGTAAAAAAAGTAGCACAGCATATAAACACCCCCTTTTATTCCATTGATGTAGTCAAAAACGCAGTAGGAGAATTACGTTTAGTTGAAATTGGTGATGGGCAAGTTTCAGACATTAAAGAGTGGTCAGCTGAAAAGTTAGTTAAGGCTTTTTCCTTATCTGGTATTTGA
- a CDS encoding carbohydrate porin produces the protein MKVKALSAVISLILATPLCANAQTDISAIEARLNALEQRATAAEARAAAAEQKAARLEQLINSNSQSQTDHVTTVGMEQRVAILEKQSDEAQAKVNIAQTQLNEIQQKQSDQLANTKNKEGTGFFSTNTNWGDLKLYGDVEYNIDAASKKGQLTSMRTMPGNQKDFDDNEKWSLNGRILIGVDGERELKNGNYAGFRAQPMADMTGKMNLDDAVFYFGQRDKWQYKIGRYEAYDMFPLNQDTFVEYSGNTANDLYGDGFGYIYMMKEGRGRSSDGGSMMVNTHYNDWYFELNALVEDGTSVFKDNEYHGRKLDNRKNVIYMRPVVAWQKDNLTIAGAIDANVISKAYGYDDENGKFQDQSRRTGYGLTVKWDTLADDPINGIVANLSTAYLDAKDENDFSIGSNVLWRKFQLGYIYAHNDIKAYYHKSGNNSGQNDTYLTLNPGKYNINTVFASYELPNILDMDNFKTYLGAYYSRIDGKDDINVHSSDKDRYGARIRFKYLF, from the coding sequence ATGAAAGTAAAAGCATTATCTGCTGTGATAAGTTTAATACTCGCTACACCATTATGTGCAAACGCACAAACTGATATAAGTGCAATTGAAGCAAGGTTAAATGCACTTGAACAACGTGCAACAGCTGCTGAGGCTAGAGCCGCTGCTGCGGAACAAAAAGCGGCTCGGCTTGAGCAATTAATTAACTCCAACAGCCAATCTCAAACGGATCATGTTACAACCGTCGGCATGGAGCAACGCGTTGCGATATTAGAAAAGCAATCTGATGAGGCTCAAGCAAAAGTAAACATTGCACAAACTCAACTTAATGAAATCCAACAAAAACAATCAGATCAGCTTGCTAATACGAAAAATAAAGAAGGTACAGGTTTTTTCTCTACCAATACAAATTGGGGTGATCTCAAATTGTATGGTGACGTTGAATATAATATCGATGCTGCGAGTAAAAAAGGGCAACTAACATCTATGAGAACGATGCCCGGTAATCAAAAAGACTTTGATGATAATGAAAAGTGGTCACTTAATGGACGCATTTTAATTGGTGTGGATGGTGAACGAGAATTAAAAAACGGCAATTATGCAGGTTTTCGTGCTCAGCCTATGGCTGACATGACAGGTAAAATGAATCTAGATGATGCTGTTTTCTATTTTGGTCAACGCGATAAATGGCAATATAAAATTGGTCGTTATGAAGCTTACGACATGTTCCCTTTAAACCAAGATACATTTGTTGAATATTCAGGTAATACAGCAAATGATTTATATGGCGATGGTTTTGGCTATATCTATATGATGAAAGAAGGGCGAGGCCGTAGTAGTGATGGTGGTAGTATGATGGTTAATACACACTATAACGACTGGTATTTTGAGTTAAATGCTTTAGTTGAAGATGGAACTTCTGTTTTTAAAGACAATGAATATCATGGACGTAAACTTGATAACCGCAAAAATGTTATTTATATGCGTCCGGTTGTTGCATGGCAGAAAGATAATTTAACTATTGCAGGAGCAATAGATGCGAACGTGATAAGCAAAGCCTATGGCTATGATGATGAAAATGGAAAATTCCAAGATCAATCGCGACGTACAGGTTATGGCTTAACTGTAAAATGGGACACTTTAGCTGATGATCCTATCAACGGCATTGTTGCAAATTTAAGTACTGCTTATCTTGATGCTAAAGATGAAAATGATTTTTCTATTGGTAGTAATGTTTTATGGCGCAAATTTCAACTTGGTTATATTTATGCTCATAATGATATTAAAGCTTACTATCACAAAAGCGGGAACAACAGTGGTCAAAATGACACCTATTTAACGCTCAATCCTGGTAAGTACAATATCAACACGGTATTTGCGTCTTATGAACTGCCTAATATTTTAGATATGGATAATTTTAAAACCTATTTAGGTGCTTATTATTCACGTATAGATGGTAAAGATGATATTAATGTACACAGCAGTGACAAAGATCGTTACGGCGCTCGTATCCGTTTTAAATATCTATTTTAA
- a CDS encoding PadR family transcriptional regulator gives MMIRALNSLYQQRAEDGEHGSHGHGHGRGRCGGKGKHSRHQENHGEHCCHGEHGHGHEGHGECRHGEHGHGHEGHGECRHGEHGHGHEGRGECCHGEHGRGHEGRGECRHGEHGSGEHGNQRGRGCGGRGKGQGRQLKRMFDHGDLRVLLLSMISKKPSHGYEIIKEIDEASSGLYVPSPGVIYPTLTLLEEQDLLVATIAEKGRKSYSITSEGTAFLAEHQDIDANIQRKLAYARDLSQNAGGVSEEIESAVGKLKAVLRHKLVLKELSVEKAGRIASILNEAVEKIEAINEALISEEREDE, from the coding sequence ATGATGATTCGAGCATTAAACTCACTTTATCAACAGCGTGCTGAAGATGGCGAACATGGTAGTCATGGACATGGTCACGGAAGAGGTCGCTGTGGTGGTAAAGGTAAACATAGTCGTCACCAAGAAAATCATGGCGAGCATTGCTGTCATGGTGAACATGGTCACGGACACGAAGGTCATGGCGAATGCCGCCATGGTGAACATGGTCATGGACACGAAGGTCATGGCGAATGCCGCCATGGTGAACATGGTCACGGGCACGAAGGTCGTGGTGAATGCTGCCATGGTGAACATGGTCGCGGACACGAAGGCCGTGGCGAATGTCGTCATGGTGAACATGGTTCTGGCGAGCACGGAAACCAACGTGGCCGTGGGTGCGGTGGCAGAGGTAAAGGTCAAGGTCGCCAGTTAAAACGTATGTTTGATCATGGTGATTTACGCGTTCTGTTACTTAGCATGATCTCGAAAAAACCAAGTCATGGCTATGAAATTATCAAAGAAATAGATGAGGCTTCTTCAGGATTATATGTACCTAGCCCTGGTGTTATTTATCCAACGCTAACACTACTTGAAGAGCAAGATCTATTAGTTGCTACGATTGCTGAAAAAGGTCGTAAAAGCTACAGCATTACATCTGAAGGCACTGCATTTTTAGCAGAACATCAAGATATAGATGCCAATATTCAAAGAAAACTGGCTTATGCGAGAGATTTATCTCAAAACGCAGGTGGTGTTTCTGAGGAAATTGAATCTGCTGTTGGTAAATTAAAAGCAGTTTTACGCCATAAATTAGTGTTAAAAGAGCTTTCGGTGGAAAAAGCAGGACGTATTGCTTCTATTCTTAATGAAGCAGTTGAGAAAATTGAAGCTATCAATGAGGCATTGATCTCAGAGGAAAGGGAAGATGAATAA
- a CDS encoding tyrosine decarboxylase — translation MANHKQTCLSAAERVYHTRTIDTLTCYHREMAKILMNSEYSFPKANKMKRNNSESLDAKIKSNAIEKKAVDNAYESILETLKQQNNYNQSDIEPYFSHHHSQVMQLAKFGYLSALAYNSDNVFNNHSPLLKEQEKKITDDLCKLIGFSSKDAFGHITTSHTLACYEILWALRNLKTLPMAIARHPKSRDLVADKKAFELFNMSVTDILAISEQLNERGIFDDVSHLTCRGTGMTKTMHLGKLLVPVSRFEFWKKAMDILGLGYDNLIALPIDETFKTDIEKTRSIVFRLIEQGEPILGVIGILGAPSYGCVDKLKPLFELRKECEEKYNNSFYIHIDASQFGYMKSLFLDDNYEIIPYQILCEKLKKEAPLLELTSEIYESITQLSLADSVSFEPFQAGFSPYPTGVVCIKDARISRFLTNPPRLCPEQADDVPEIDGIQSAPAVASMWSVHQLYPFTSSGYGKYAQIQWETRIKLEQFFNQAAAFEKEGERYYIRILSASDFNKLNFAIVKKGNKDLETQNDLNKTIYENLVIKSHHKQDLSLLTLCARNSDDAPAQFCSECGFDSNEWETIKHLNLLQLTIKSTEVCDEQQIEAGYQYIKKVVLSALDQ, via the coding sequence ATGGCAAATCACAAACAAACCTGTCTGAGTGCTGCAGAGCGTGTATACCATACCCGAACCATTGATACTCTTACATGTTATCATCGAGAGATGGCAAAAATACTAATGAATAGTGAGTATTCTTTTCCTAAAGCAAATAAAATGAAAAGAAATAATAGCGAGAGTTTAGACGCTAAAATAAAAAGTAACGCTATTGAAAAAAAAGCAGTAGATAATGCTTATGAAAGTATTTTAGAGACTTTAAAACAGCAAAATAATTATAATCAATCTGATATTGAACCTTATTTTTCCCATCATCATTCACAAGTGATGCAATTGGCGAAATTCGGTTATCTTTCTGCATTAGCATACAACTCGGATAATGTTTTTAATAACCATTCCCCCTTACTAAAAGAACAAGAAAAGAAAATTACAGATGATCTCTGTAAATTAATCGGTTTCTCATCAAAAGATGCATTTGGTCATATCACAACAAGCCATACTCTTGCTTGCTATGAAATATTATGGGCGCTTAGAAATTTAAAAACATTACCAATGGCAATTGCTCGTCATCCAAAATCACGAGATTTGGTTGCAGATAAAAAAGCCTTTGAGTTATTTAATATGTCTGTCACAGATATTTTAGCCATAAGCGAACAACTCAATGAGCGCGGGATTTTTGATGATGTAAGTCATTTAACATGCCGAGGAACGGGCATGACAAAAACAATGCATTTAGGAAAACTGCTTGTTCCTGTTTCCCGTTTTGAATTTTGGAAAAAAGCAATGGATATACTTGGGTTGGGATATGACAACCTTATTGCATTGCCTATTGATGAAACATTTAAAACCGATATTGAAAAAACACGCAGTATTGTTTTTCGCCTGATTGAACAAGGTGAGCCTATTCTTGGGGTTATAGGAATATTAGGCGCACCGTCTTATGGTTGTGTTGATAAGTTAAAACCACTTTTTGAGCTAAGAAAAGAGTGTGAGGAAAAATACAACAATTCATTTTATATCCATATTGATGCATCGCAATTTGGTTATATGAAAAGCTTATTTCTTGATGATAATTATGAAATTATCCCTTATCAGATTTTGTGTGAAAAATTAAAGAAAGAAGCCCCATTACTTGAATTAACATCCGAAATATATGAAAGCATTACACAGCTTTCTCTCGCTGATTCAGTCTCTTTTGAACCGTTTCAAGCTGGATTTTCACCATATCCAACAGGTGTAGTCTGTATTAAAGATGCGCGTATTAGTCGCTTTTTAACAAATCCCCCTAGATTATGCCCAGAGCAAGCAGACGATGTTCCGGAAATTGATGGTATTCAATCTGCACCAGCAGTGGCGTCTATGTGGAGTGTGCATCAACTCTATCCTTTTACTTCATCTGGATATGGGAAATATGCACAAATTCAATGGGAAACGCGTATCAAACTTGAGCAGTTTTTTAATCAAGCCGCAGCTTTCGAAAAAGAAGGTGAGCGCTATTATATTCGTATTTTATCTGCATCTGACTTTAATAAACTAAATTTTGCGATAGTAAAGAAAGGAAATAAGGACTTAGAAACGCAAAATGATCTTAATAAAACAATCTATGAAAACTTGGTTATAAAAAGTCATCATAAACAAGATTTAAGTTTATTAACGCTTTGCGCTCGTAATAGTGATGATGCACCAGCGCAGTTTTGTTCTGAGTGTGGTTTTGATAGCAATGAGTGGGAAACCATCAAACACTTAAATTTGTTGCAGCTTACTATAAAAAGTACTGAGGTCTGTGATGAACAACAAATTGAAGCTGGATATCAATATATTAAGAAAGTGGTTTTATCCGCATTAGACCAGTAG
- a CDS encoding NAD(P)H-quinone oxidoreductase, whose translation MMKATVLPAEMLEIAITEPGGIDKLQPQLSPIPLLPPHYLLIKVAASGVNRPDIFQRQGSYPPPADASPIPGLEVAGEVVALGEGCTKWQLGDRVCALVAGGGYAQYCIAHEDIALPSMNLTDIEAAALPENLFTVWANLFQLGKLKQGESVLIHGGTSGIGSTAIMLAHTIGATVYTTVGSEEKATVARALGADYVINYKQADFAKEIPILTEGKGVDVILDIIGGDYVEKNYQVASKFGRVIQVGMMKGMPKNLNMMPMMIKRLIHTGSTMRSRSIEEKAQIAQELKQQVWPLIAEGKIKPIINAIFPLKEVGKAHQLMESGDLIGKVMLEIPSYNGKE comes from the coding sequence ATGATGAAAGCAACTGTTTTACCTGCGGAAATGTTAGAAATTGCCATTACAGAGCCAGGTGGTATAGATAAGTTACAACCTCAACTATCACCGATACCGTTACTTCCTCCACATTATCTTTTGATCAAAGTTGCAGCTTCTGGTGTTAATCGCCCGGATATTTTTCAACGCCAAGGCAGTTATCCGCCACCAGCAGATGCTTCACCTATTCCAGGTCTTGAAGTTGCCGGAGAGGTTGTCGCATTAGGGGAAGGCTGCACTAAATGGCAATTGGGAGATAGAGTCTGTGCTTTAGTTGCTGGTGGTGGTTACGCTCAATATTGTATTGCCCATGAGGACATAGCATTACCGTCAATGAATTTAACGGACATTGAAGCCGCGGCATTGCCTGAGAATTTATTTACTGTTTGGGCTAATTTATTCCAGTTAGGAAAACTAAAACAAGGTGAATCTGTTCTTATTCATGGCGGAACATCGGGAATTGGATCAACTGCCATCATGCTTGCTCACACAATTGGTGCGACAGTTTATACAACGGTTGGCTCTGAAGAAAAAGCTACCGTGGCTCGCGCGCTCGGCGCTGATTATGTCATCAATTACAAACAAGCCGATTTTGCTAAAGAAATTCCTATATTAACTGAAGGGAAAGGCGTTGATGTTATTCTTGATATTATTGGTGGGGATTACGTAGAAAAAAATTATCAAGTTGCCAGCAAGTTTGGGCGCGTTATACAAGTGGGTATGATGAAAGGAATGCCTAAAAATTTAAATATGATGCCAATGATGATTAAGCGTTTAATTCATACTGGTTCCACGATGCGATCTCGCTCAATAGAAGAGAAGGCGCAAATAGCACAAGAATTAAAACAGCAAGTGTGGCCACTTATTGCTGAAGGAAAAATTAAACCAATCATTAATGCTATTTTTCCATTAAAAGAAGTAGGGAAAGCACATCAGTTAATGGAGTCCGGTGATTTAATTGGTAAGGTGATGCTTGAAATCCCATCTTATAACGGAAAAGAGTAA
- a CDS encoding 4Fe-4S binding protein, with amino-acid sequence MRRFIKVELPPEPIINDKCVRKRLKQSLCDSCSKVCPVGAITFAHLDVKIDNERCFQCGNCLFTCPVDAIENIAPHERTHQDNYLVVNHDEPLASTEELLVWHRQYQIRGMKITQPLVDKWLPVLANLNLQLKTLQEPIWQLIITEPTDIDSGRRFMLFRQKLDEKPLNKNQVRTGLNARKQLYPEDSWFQIQLDKDSCILCSACAKVCDEGAIKLENNIFMLDEKRCTGCMSCEVVCFPKSIHVNKHVAKNNEPTHYHYYDAHCEKCRLAFLSWSPEAKLCPICIQHQKQGWL; translated from the coding sequence ATGAGGCGTTTTATTAAGGTGGAGCTTCCTCCTGAACCGATTATTAATGATAAATGTGTTAGAAAACGCCTCAAGCAAAGCCTATGTGATAGTTGCTCCAAAGTTTGCCCTGTGGGCGCTATCACTTTTGCTCACTTAGATGTAAAAATAGACAATGAACGCTGTTTTCAATGTGGTAATTGTCTATTTACTTGTCCCGTTGACGCGATAGAAAATATCGCGCCCCACGAAAGAACACACCAAGATAATTACCTTGTTGTTAATCATGATGAACCGTTAGCAAGTACAGAAGAATTATTAGTGTGGCACCGCCAATATCAAATTAGAGGAATGAAGATAACGCAACCTTTAGTGGATAAATGGCTTCCTGTTTTAGCAAACTTAAATCTTCAATTAAAAACATTACAAGAGCCTATTTGGCAATTAATAATCACTGAACCTACGGATATTGATAGCGGGCGTCGCTTTATGCTTTTTCGTCAAAAACTAGATGAAAAGCCACTCAATAAAAATCAAGTAAGAACAGGATTAAATGCAAGAAAACAACTTTATCCTGAAGATAGTTGGTTTCAAATTCAGTTAGACAAAGACAGTTGTATTCTTTGCTCTGCCTGCGCCAAAGTGTGTGATGAAGGTGCGATTAAACTTGAAAATAATATATTCATGCTTGATGAAAAGCGTTGTACTGGTTGCATGAGTTGTGAAGTGGTTTGTTTTCCTAAATCTATTCATGTTAATAAACACGTTGCTAAAAATAACGAACCAACACACTACCATTATTATGATGCCCACTGTGAAAAATGCCGTTTAGCCTTCTTATCTTGGAGTCCAGAAGCAAAATTGTGCCCGATTTGCATACAACATCAGAAGCAAGGTTGGTTATAA
- a CDS encoding dimethyl sulfoxide reductase anchor subunit family protein → MSEWPLVTFTLFVQSSVGVTIFTALYFCWLEKAIGNQRATVAMRPVLLTGAILGCLGLLASTLHMGYPWNAFHALRHISSSWLSREIIFAAVYLGALCLYTLVVLIKGHMNKTILAIIGLLGIIDIFCMASLYYNTSMLTWMHANTYFMFIGALFAAGSVIALSITAFRVKAFVNDELAKRIVISALVVVFLAVTLRMAVQPFYLEWMSAVISTNDAITFPHTPIIAYNETFGLRISAWLMSVLGILMMGYSVWKYRNAVFTSGLRMVLASSAIILIAEILNRFAFFIVK, encoded by the coding sequence ATGAGTGAATGGCCATTAGTTACCTTTACTTTATTCGTCCAAAGTTCTGTGGGTGTGACTATTTTCACCGCACTTTATTTTTGCTGGTTAGAAAAAGCAATTGGTAATCAAAGAGCAACCGTTGCTATGCGTCCTGTATTATTAACAGGTGCTATTTTAGGTTGCTTGGGATTATTAGCTTCAACATTACACATGGGATACCCATGGAATGCTTTTCATGCATTACGCCATATATCTTCATCATGGCTAAGTCGTGAAATCATATTTGCTGCAGTTTATCTTGGTGCATTATGCCTTTATACCTTAGTTGTTTTGATAAAAGGGCATATGAATAAAACCATACTGGCAATTATTGGTTTGCTTGGCATCATCGATATATTCTGTATGGCATCACTGTATTACAACACCTCAATGCTGACATGGATGCACGCAAATACCTATTTTATGTTTATAGGAGCATTATTTGCAGCTGGCTCGGTTATTGCACTATCAATAACGGCATTTCGTGTTAAAGCATTTGTGAATGATGAGTTAGCAAAAAGAATTGTAATAAGTGCATTAGTGGTTGTTTTTCTTGCTGTAACATTACGTATGGCTGTACAGCCGTTCTATTTGGAATGGATGTCAGCAGTCATTTCAACAAATGATGCAATAACGTTCCCTCATACGCCTATCATTGCGTATAATGAAACATTCGGATTAAGAATATCTGCATGGCTTATGTCAGTTCTTGGTATTTTAATGATGGGATACAGTGTATGGAAATATCGTAATGCTGTATTTACTTCAGGATTGCGTATGGTGTTAGCAAGTAGCGCAATAATACTGATTGCAGAAATTCTTAATCGTTTTGCATTCTTTATTGTTAAGTAG
- a CDS encoding DMSO/selenate family reductase complex B subunit, with protein sequence MSDFKEYAPVSDEQLGFFIDSSRCSGCKACQVACKDKNNLEVGRRFRRIYEVKGGGFAPTGQGGFVNNVFAYTLTLSCNHCDSPVCVKNCPTTAMHKREGDGIVRVDTSKCVGCGYCAWSCPYGAPQMNEETGQMSKCDFCIDLLAEGKNPICVDTCPLNAIKFGKIKDLRAKYGHLNQVQGLPDFTMTNPNLVIKPHMGATKKGGVQA encoded by the coding sequence ATGAGTGACTTTAAAGAATATGCACCAGTGAGTGATGAACAGCTCGGTTTCTTTATTGATTCCTCTCGTTGCTCTGGTTGTAAAGCTTGCCAAGTGGCATGCAAAGACAAAAATAATTTAGAAGTAGGACGTCGTTTTCGCCGTATTTATGAAGTAAAAGGTGGCGGTTTTGCACCAACAGGACAAGGCGGTTTCGTTAATAATGTTTTTGCTTATACATTAACCCTATCTTGTAACCACTGCGATTCACCCGTTTGCGTGAAAAACTGCCCGACTACTGCAATGCATAAGCGTGAAGGTGATGGTATTGTCCGTGTCGATACCTCTAAATGCGTAGGTTGTGGTTACTGCGCTTGGTCATGCCCTTACGGCGCACCACAAATGAATGAAGAAACTGGGCAGATGTCAAAATGCGATTTTTGTATCGATTTGTTAGCAGAAGGCAAAAATCCAATTTGTGTTGATACCTGTCCACTAAATGCGATTAAGTTTGGCAAAATTAAAGATCTCAGGGCGAAATATGGGCATTTAAACCAAGTTCAAGGATTGCCTGATTTTACGATGACAAACCCGAATTTAGTTATCAAACCTCATATGGGTGCGACGAAAAAGGGAGGAGTTCAAGCATGA